In Mycobacterium sp. ITM-2016-00317, the genomic window TGGTCGGCGCCGGTCCGGTCGAGTTGGACGTCGACGTGGTCAGCGAGGGCCGGTCGACGGCGACGGCGGTGGTCACGGCGAAGCAGAACGGTAAGCGGTGCATCACCACGACCGTGCTGGTCGACGTGCCGACCGCCGACGTGATCCGTCATCACCTGCCCAGGCCCGAGGTGGCGCCGCCGGCCGAGGCGAACGCGTCGGCGATGCCGATGACCGGACGGGAACTGCGCCTGGTCGACGTCGTCGACGTCAACAGCCCCGACGAGGTCGGGCCACCAGAGCTGTTCGCGTGGCTGCACTACGACCCGATTCCCGAGCGCGACGATCTGGCCAAGGCGCTCATCGCGTATTTCACCGGACACCTTGGCATTTCGACCACGATGCGGGCCCATGAGGGCATCGGCACCAGCCAGGCCCACCTCACGGTGTCGACCGCGCCGATGACGGTGTCGGTCAGCTTCCACGAGCCGGTGCGCTGGGACGGCTGGCTGCTCTACACCCACGAGAGCACGCAGGTGGGTGCCGGCATGTCCTACGTGCGGGGGACGGTGCACACCGAGGACGGCGAGTTGCTCGCATCCTTCACCCAGGACGCGCTGATCCGGCCCCTGCGCACCACCGACACCGCAATCAAGGAGCATTCGCGCCTCTAGAGTGCGGCCAGCACGGCCGAGCGCAGCACCTCCAGCGGCAGGCCGCCGAGGTCCAGCGCCCGGCTGTGGAACTCCTTCAGTGACACCCCCTGGGCGACGACCTCGTCGCGCAGTTGCTGCCAGATGCGTTGGCCGATCGCGTAGGACGGCGCCTGTCCCGGCCAGCCGAGGTAGCGGTCCAGCTCGAACCGCAGGTTCTCTTCAGCCATCGCGCTGTGGGCCTGCAGGAACGTCCACGCCCGGTCCGCATCCCAGGTGCCGCCGTCGGGCGCCTTCAGTCCGCAGTGCACACCGATGTCGATCACCACCCGGGCTGCGCGGAACCGTTGTGCGTCAAGCATTCCCATTCTGTTGCCGGCGTCCTCCAGCCAGCCCAGCTCGGCCATCAGCCGCTCGGCGTAGAGCGCCCAGCCCTCGCCGTGGCCGGACACCCAACAGCCGAGCCTGCGCCAGCGGTTGAGCTGGTCGGCCAGCACCACCGCGCGGCCGATCTGCAGGTGGTGTCCGGGCACGCCTTCGTGGAAGACCGTGGTGGTCTCCTGCCAGGTGTGGAACGTGTCGACGCCGCGCGGCACCGACCACCACATCCGGCCGGGACGGGACAGGTCCTCCGACGGGCCGGTGTAGTAGATGCCGCCGGTGTGGGTCGGCGCGATCCGGCACTCCAGGTTGCGCAGCGCGGGATCGATGTCGAAGTGCTTGTCGGCCAACGCATCCACCACGCGGTCGGACAACTCCTGCATCCAGCGCTGGAGTGCGTCGGTGCCGTGGACGAGGTAGCGCTGCTCGCCGTCGAGCCGGCGCAGCGCCTCGGCCGCCGACGCCCCGGGGTAGAGCCGGTCGGCGATCGCGTCCTGCTCGGCCACGATGCTGTCCAGCAGGTCCAGACCCCACTCGTAGGCCTCGTCGAAATCGACTGCGGCGCCGAGGAAGTTGCGTGACATCACGGTATAGACGTCGCGCCCGCAGCCGTCGGTGTCCCGGGCGTGCGGGGCGATGTCGTCGCGCAGCGTGGTCGCCAGCCAGCTGTAGGCCTCGGCCGCGTTCCTGGCGTGCCGGGCGAGTTGGGGCTGCAGCGCGGGGACGTCGGCGTCGGCGACCATCGTCACGAACAGTTCGGCGTTCTGGTCGGCCTGCTGGATGCCCCGGCGCACCTGCCGGGCCGCGGGGGCGCGTCCGTCGCGGGCCGCCGCACGAAGCGCGTCGGCGTACCCGGCCACCCGCTGCGGGATCTGGGTCAGCCGCCGGTCGACGGTGGCCCACTCGTCCTCGGTGTCGGTGGGCATCAGGTCGAAGACGTCGCGCATGGTCTGCAGCGGGGAGGCGATGACGTTGAGTTCGCCGAGATCGAGGCCGGCGTCGTGCATGGTGAGCAGCACGCCGAGGCGCTCGCGCATCGCGGCGGCGGTGACCACGTCGACGGCATCGGTCGCGGTCACGCCGTCGAGTTCACGCAGCGCGGCGCGGGCGGCCTCGGCGCGGGCCTTCACACCGTCGGGGGAGTAGTCGGTGATCTGGTCGTCGTGGCCGGCGATGCCCGATTCGGTGGCTGCGCACGGATCCAGCGCCGCCGAGATCTCCAGATAGCGTTCGGCGACGGCGTCGACGGCCGTGGTGGGCCTAGCCAAGGTTGTTCGTCGCGAAGGTGTCGCACTTGGCCGGGTCGCCGGTCTGGTACCCGGTGGTGAACCACTTCTGGCGTTGCGCCGAGGAGCCGTGGGTCCACGACTCCGGGCTGACGCGGCCGGTGGCCGCCTCTTGGATACGGTCGTCGCCGACGGCCGAGGCCGCGGACAACGCGTCGGCGATGTCCCTGTCGGTCAACGCTTCCAGGAATGGCACGTCGGTTCCTTCCTGCTTGGTGATTGCGGCGTAGTGCGCCCACACCCCGGCGTAGCAGTCGGCCTGCAGTTCGGTGCGCACGCCTCCGCCGGTGGGTCCGGTCGGATCCTGCTGGGCGCGGCCGAGCACGCCCTGCAGGTTCTGCACGTGGTGGCCGAACTCGTGGGCGACGACGTACTCCTGCGCGAACGGGCCGCCGCTGGAACCGAACTGGGTCGTGAGCACGTCGAAGAACCCGGTGTCGAAGTAGGCGGTCTGGTCTCCCGGGCAGTAGAACGGGCCGACCTCGCTGCTGGCGAAGCCGCAGCCGCCGGTATTCACACCGCCGGTGAAGATCTCGACGTTCGGCCGCCGGTAGCCGGGCATCAGCTGCGCCCACACGCCGTCGAGGGAGTTCCCGGTCGCCACGACCCGGCACTGCACGATCTCGTTGGCGTCCTTCCCGGTCCGGCACTGGCTGAGGTCGAACCCGGGCGCCTCGACGCCCTGGGTGTCCATCGGGGCCTGGGCGGGCATCACCGTGCCAGGGTCGACGCCGAGGAACAGCGCCACCACGACGATCAGGAGCCCACCGAGACCGCCGCCGACCGCGATGCCGCGCCCGGGACCGCGGCCCCCGCCACTGCTGGTCGATGTGGTGCTGGTGTCGATCCGCATGCCCTCGTTGAAGGTCATGTCGCTACCCCCGTCCACCGCCTGCCCGCTGCGCGGGGCTGCCTGACACCCATGCCGGTCCAGCTTCGCACACTACGATTTGGCGCGTGGCTGCCGTCGCCGGAGAACCAGCTGTGCTGAGCACGCCGTCTGGGGATCTGCGTGGTGAGGTCGAAGGGGGCATCGGGGTCTGGCGTGGGGTGCCGTACGCCGAGCAACCGGTCGGACCGCGGCGGTTCCTGGCTCCCGAGCCGCCGGCCCCGTGGTCGGGGGTGCGCGGCGCGCGGGAACACGGGCCGTTGCCGCCGCAGACCAAGTCTTTCGTCGGGGGTGGTCGCGACGATCCGAAGGTGCGCGACGAGGCGTGCTTGACGCTGACGGTGTGGTCGCCGGACACCACCGCGTCGCTGCCGGTGATGGTGTGGATCCCCGGTGGCGCGTTCGTCTACGGCGCGGGACAGTTCCAGCTGTACAACGGCGCGCGGCTGGCGGCCAACGGCAACGTGGTCGTCGTCAACGTCACCTACCGCATCGGTGTGTTCGGCGGGCTGGAGCTCAGCGACCTCGGAGACGGGTTCGACGACAACCTCGCGCTGCGGGACCAGATCGCGGCGCTGCGCTGGGTGCGCGACAACATCGCCGCGTTCGGCGGGGATCCCGGCCGGGTGACGATTTTCGGCGAGTCCGCGGGCGCGACGTCGGTGCTGGCGTTGATGGCGGCGCCGGAGGCCGCCGGCTTGTTCGACCGGGCGATCGCGCAGAGCCCGGCGCTGCCGCTGATCGCCGACCGTGAGTTCCGGGCGGCCCATGCGCACGAGTTCCTGCGCCGGCTCGGTGTCGACGCCGACGAGGTCAAGGCACTGCCGCAGCGTCAACTGCGGCGGGCGGCGGGCATGCTGCAGCTCAAGAGTGCCGCGACCACCCCGACGCTGGCCTACGGGCTCACGCACGGCACGGATCTGTTGCCGCGCCATCCAGTCGATGCCGCGCGGGAGGGACTGATGTCACCGGTGCCGTTGATCGTGGGGACCAACAGCCATGAGGCGTCGATGTTCGCGTGGACGAAGCCGCCGATGCTGCCGACCACCAAAGCCTCGATCGACGGGTACTTCGAGCGTGTCGCGCCGCACGCCAAACAGGCGGTGCTGCAGGCATATCCGGCCTATCCGCGGCGCAGCGCGCTGGTGGCCTTGGGTGCGGATGCGATGTTCGGCGGACCCACCTGGGCTTTCGCGGACGCCTACAGCTCGCATGCGCCGACGCGGATGTACCGCTTCGACCATTTCGGGTTGAGCCTGCGCATGCTGGGTCTGGGCGCGACGCACGGCAGCGAGATCGTCCACATCCATCACAGCTACGCGTCGTTCGTCGGGCGCAAGCTGCACCCGTTGGGACGGCGGATCCAGCCCGGTGTCGGGCGCCGGATGCAGCGGGCCTGGCTGGATTTCGCCCTGGGTGGGGCCGGCGTTGAACAGTGGCCTTTGTACGAGGCAGGGGAGCGTCTGACGCGGTTGATCGCGTCCACTCGGGACGTGATGGCGTCTGATCCCGACCGGGACCGCCGGACCGCCTGGGCGGCGGTGTATCAGAACGGTGGCGGGTCGTCTCCGTAGTCGGGTTCGCGCCATCCGGTGGTTGATTCCCACGGGGTGTGACTGCGTGGTTCGGGGTGTGCTCGGGTGTTCTGGTTGTCTGGTGCGCGTTGTTTGCGGTTGCGTCGGCGTTCGGCTTCGATGGATCGGGCTCGGTTGTGGGCGCGGGTGTTTCGGCGTTTGGGCATCTTTGTGCCGCGGTGGGGGCTGATGACCGGCTCGGGTGGGTCGCCGGTCCAGAGGGTGGCGGTGGGCTTACATAGTGCGGGGAAGAGTAGT contains:
- a CDS encoding acyl-CoA thioesterase domain-containing protein, which gives rise to MTTDSAQTPWTVQGLLDLFDAQPSGQDVFTAQTGLAAEDERQVVEGTQVLAQSIVAAAKRFPDKSVRSVYSVFARAVLVGAGPVELDVDVVSEGRSTATAVVTAKQNGKRCITTTVLVDVPTADVIRHHLPRPEVAPPAEANASAMPMTGRELRLVDVVDVNSPDEVGPPELFAWLHYDPIPERDDLAKALIAYFTGHLGISTTMRAHEGIGTSQAHLTVSTAPMTVSVSFHEPVRWDGWLLYTHESTQVGAGMSYVRGTVHTEDGELLASFTQDALIRPLRTTDTAIKEHSRL
- a CDS encoding DUF885 domain-containing protein, whose amino-acid sequence is MARPTTAVDAVAERYLEISAALDPCAATESGIAGHDDQITDYSPDGVKARAEAARAALRELDGVTATDAVDVVTAAAMRERLGVLLTMHDAGLDLGELNVIASPLQTMRDVFDLMPTDTEDEWATVDRRLTQIPQRVAGYADALRAAARDGRAPAARQVRRGIQQADQNAELFVTMVADADVPALQPQLARHARNAAEAYSWLATTLRDDIAPHARDTDGCGRDVYTVMSRNFLGAAVDFDEAYEWGLDLLDSIVAEQDAIADRLYPGASAAEALRRLDGEQRYLVHGTDALQRWMQELSDRVVDALADKHFDIDPALRNLECRIAPTHTGGIYYTGPSEDLSRPGRMWWSVPRGVDTFHTWQETTTVFHEGVPGHHLQIGRAVVLADQLNRWRRLGCWVSGHGEGWALYAERLMAELGWLEDAGNRMGMLDAQRFRAARVVIDIGVHCGLKAPDGGTWDADRAWTFLQAHSAMAEENLRFELDRYLGWPGQAPSYAIGQRIWQQLRDEVVAQGVSLKEFHSRALDLGGLPLEVLRSAVLAAL
- a CDS encoding neutral zinc metallopeptidase; amino-acid sequence: MTFNEGMRIDTSTTSTSSGGGRGPGRGIAVGGGLGGLLIVVVALFLGVDPGTVMPAQAPMDTQGVEAPGFDLSQCRTGKDANEIVQCRVVATGNSLDGVWAQLMPGYRRPNVEIFTGGVNTGGCGFASSEVGPFYCPGDQTAYFDTGFFDVLTTQFGSSGGPFAQEYVVAHEFGHHVQNLQGVLGRAQQDPTGPTGGGVRTELQADCYAGVWAHYAAITKQEGTDVPFLEALTDRDIADALSAASAVGDDRIQEAATGRVSPESWTHGSSAQRQKWFTTGYQTGDPAKCDTFATNNLG
- a CDS encoding carboxylesterase family protein, producing the protein MAAVAGEPAVLSTPSGDLRGEVEGGIGVWRGVPYAEQPVGPRRFLAPEPPAPWSGVRGAREHGPLPPQTKSFVGGGRDDPKVRDEACLTLTVWSPDTTASLPVMVWIPGGAFVYGAGQFQLYNGARLAANGNVVVVNVTYRIGVFGGLELSDLGDGFDDNLALRDQIAALRWVRDNIAAFGGDPGRVTIFGESAGATSVLALMAAPEAAGLFDRAIAQSPALPLIADREFRAAHAHEFLRRLGVDADEVKALPQRQLRRAAGMLQLKSAATTPTLAYGLTHGTDLLPRHPVDAAREGLMSPVPLIVGTNSHEASMFAWTKPPMLPTTKASIDGYFERVAPHAKQAVLQAYPAYPRRSALVALGADAMFGGPTWAFADAYSSHAPTRMYRFDHFGLSLRMLGLGATHGSEIVHIHHSYASFVGRKLHPLGRRIQPGVGRRMQRAWLDFALGGAGVEQWPLYEAGERLTRLIASTRDVMASDPDRDRRTAWAAVYQNGGGSSP